GTATGTACGAACAAGCGCTTGGATTTTATCGAATTCATCGTTCCCTGGACCGTAATTATCCATAAACATTTGTTTTAAGATGTCGTTGAACATATCCATTTTTTCGTCACACAGTCTAACTTCTTGCTCAAATACATCCCGTAATGAACTGTTTTGATCCACATAACCATTGTAATCGCTTGTTCGATTGATACGATCGTTAACACTTTCTCTACTATGGGTTGGTTCGTCTTGGTCTTGCTTTGAAGGATCTAAATCAATTGAGGTTCTCAAACTAGATAATAGGATGTTTTCCTTGGCTAGCATGATTTGAAAGCTTTTATTTTTAAAAAGATCAATCATCACAACTCTGCAAAGCTCGCGGTTTTGCAAAAGAATACCGTCAAATGGATGTATTGTCCAGCATCCATGTTTCAGGTAAATATTGAGTTTGAATGTTTCACTGCCATATTGGTATTCCATGTTAATATTAGTATCGCTAATTATTTCAAATGAAAAGTCTATCATTGAACGAACCTCCTAATTTTTATCATTACGTCAATTCTATCAGATTTCTAATTAATCGAGTATAGATATAAAAGAAAGCCTCCCATCTTAGGAGGCTCTGAATAGCTTATTTTTGTAACTCTATTATGGACTCTGCCCTGTTGTTGCTTGTTATTACAATTAAAACTGAAATCAATATCCCGAGACATACATAAGAAATCATAAATATCATCTCCTCTTCTAATCTATCTATATGAACAAGAAGGTCCATCTATGAATAGTATGTTCGGATAACTGTTTTTTAAACAAAAAAGAGACCTCTCGGCCCCTCTTCACATCAGTATCATTCGTCTTTCTGTCTCACGTACTTAATAAAGGATATTACTCAATTCGCTTGTAGCAGCAGTCTCTTGAATGCCCGTAGTTTGTGTGCCTGCTTCCAATCCAAGACGTTTTGTCATTTGTTGATTAATAGCTGTCAGTTTTGGAGTAAGTTCGTTACACGAAGCAATGATGTCACGATTCGATTTCTCGGATGTATCCAGCGCGATCATCAAATCAGACATAGCCTGATTAACAGCTTCCAAAGACATTGCTGGTTTTTTTAGCAATTCAGCTGATTTTTCCGTTGTAGTTTTAAGCATTGCCGCATTGTCTTTGAATGTGTTCTCTATCGTACTGTTCACACTTTCCACAGCATTTGCTACCTTTATTTGATTCTCTATCGCCAGTGTAATTAGTGCCGATATTTTAATAAGATTTGCTGCCTTATAGACTGCATTGTTTACGGAATCTATCAATTTATCGTTTGTGTCATTAACAATATCAGTAGCTGCAATTGCTTGGTTGAAGAGCATGATGTCTTCGGTCATGGACATAATTCGGGTAACGACCTTCCTCAGTCCACGTTCCAAGTATGTTTTGCGGCTTTCATTCTCTGGATTATTAATCTCTATTTCGAAAAGCTCTTTCAATTTATTACCCATTGCAATTTTATACTGGAGATTGTAAATTTCTTCGAGAGAGCTACGCTTCAATACTCTCATGCTGATAATATCTTCCTCAAGCGTATCTTTCCCGCTCCTAAGTCCAGCCACGATCGCATCAATATTCGTTTTAACGGATTGATACTTATACACGTAATTTTTTATAGGCGATTTACGAACCAGTTTGCCGAAGAATCCGACATTTTTACTTTGTTGTAAGGATTCGCACTCGTTTCTCAAAGACAGAATCAGGTTTGATACCTTATCGGATTTCCCTGACATCAATTCGTTAACTGGTCGGTCTAGTTGTGTAAGAGCTTGTCCAGCCTTTTCCTGTGTCTTGGCTCCCAATTTCCCTACCTCGTCCATTAGGGTATCTAATGATAATGTATCTGCCTGAGAAACCTTCTGAATGATTTCTGACGCTTCTTGAATAACCTTCTGCTCATCTTCCTTTTTCAATTCAATGATCTGTGTAGACATGTTCAATTGACCTCCTCTTCATTTTAGGAATTAGCATACCGTTTGTGGATGACTTCCGCCCTCGTTTGTAATTCCAATAAATCCTTGTGTTCGATCGTTGCAACGATATCAGAGATTTTATTGTTCACATCTCGAATACCATTCAAGAGCACGCGGCGATTCTTTATTTTTGCCTCACCACTTAAACGTAGGAAGGGATTAATAACACTGTTTAGTTCCTTTAAAACGAGCCTATTAATCGTATGATTGATTTCGTCATTATTTAAGTCGCTTAGAAGCGGAATGACTCGATGCAATCGAAGAAACAAAGAGCATGATTTTTCTACAATTTCATTATCAAGAGTATTCTGTTGTCCTTCGGAAATCACCATGTCTTCAATCACTTCTAGATATTCTATAATAGGTTGAAACATCGGATTTATCTTTTCTTTTGAAGCCTCGATACCGTTCGATTGATATGATGTATCACTGGAATTCAATACGGCTTCTTGTACCGGTATCACATCAGGAATATTGTGTGTTTTCTGTCCAGTATTCTTTTGATTACCCAACAAGAGTGCGAGCCCCCCTCCGATTATCGGGAATAAAAGGAATAAGAAGTCCGGCAAGAAGCTGCTACAGACCAATCCAACTAAATAACCAATCAGGGCTCCCCCTAAGGGCTTCAACTTTCCCATAAACATATTCATTCCCCCATCTCTCTCATTTTCAATATTTATTTATCCAATCAATTCTTATTCCTTCTTACACATAAGATTAGAATTCAGGGAGAATATTGTCAAATAAACCACCTCAAAGGGTGGCTAATAAGATCAGAACATGGCTTCTGAATAATCACAAATTTTCATGCATTAAAACTTTGTTTTTCAAATGGAAATCTTTCATAAGCATTGGCATTTCTACATGACTTCCGATAATGTCGTATTGAGGATTTTGTAGTTCCACATGGCCACCTAGAGCCATTTTCACTGCCAAATAAGGGAAATTTATCCCCGTTAAACAAGTGACATGCAAACCACCCGACATCCTGGGATTAATTTCAAGAAGTTTTGGCACTCCGTCTTTATACTTCATCTGTACGTTAAAGATATAAGGTATCTTATATGTATCAGCTACTTTTTGAGCAATGTCCAGAAGCTCAGGAATATTCTCCATGGAGCGAAGACGGCCGCCAGCTTTACGGCGTGGAACTGCTGCTAGAAGTTTGCCAGCAGGATCAGATAAGCAATCTATGCTAAACTCAAAACCATCTAGGAGTTCCATGACCATCAAATCATTAAATTCCTCTACACCGGAAAGTATCCGATACGCTTCTTCAAATGACAAATACTTATTGATCGCGCCGAACATATCCTGAAGCTCATTCCGTTCGTTGTCGATTATCCGGAAGCCCAATCCACCCTCCAAATTGGTCGGTTTAAAACACACTTTATGTCCCTTGTTCACGAGATCTTCGTATGCTTCTTTGAATTGATTCGCATTTCGAACAATGTGATAATCAGGCACAACCATGATTCCAGTTGGTTTTACAGATTGATAAAATAAGTCCTTGTCCATCAGCTTCTCAAGGAGATCCACATCTTGACATACGATAACCCTTGTCCCAATCTCTTCGAATAAAGCGATGTGCTTGGCAATATGAAACATATTAAGGCGCGGAACAAAGACATCTATTTGGTGTCGGCGGCAGAAATCGAGACAAAATTCCACATATTCGTAACCGTCCAACTGCGGCTCTACCTCTACATGGTTGCATGCCTGAAGAGACATATGTTTAGGGTCCGGATGGGTACCATACAACTCCACTTCAAGTCCATCTGAATTATTCTTAATATGGTTCATGTAGTGATATGCAACAGAGAACCAACGATTAAACCAAATTCGTGCATTCTTCTTCATATTTATCCCCTTTCGATTTTATTGGCCATAACCTTGTCATTTGAGTAACTCACTTTAGATACAAACTTCATAATCTCATCTGCTGCAAGAACTCCGGATGTAGAGGTAAATGAATACGCCATGGTACCCGGAAACCTTAATTCCTCCCGATAGAGCTCCCCGTGCTTTGGTGCTATTGGATGCGTTGCATAATCTAATAAACATCTATCCAGAAGTGAGTCGCCCGATGCCACGATGATATCTGCTCCAATACGCTGCTGAAGATGTGAAAGAGCAGCGCTCTTGCTCACGGAGATGGGTACCAGGTATATCTTTCTACCCTGAACGGATACCTCCCATCCCAGATTTCTTATTTCTTTTGAAACTTGATGCACTTCATCCAACGGCATTTTCTCTCGGTTGATGACTATTGAGAAAAATAGCTCATCACAAAACCGTTCGCCTAATATCCAATCATCATTCCCAATCTGATCGAATAATGTCTTTACCTCATTG
The nucleotide sequence above comes from Paenibacillus sp. IHBB 10380. Encoded proteins:
- a CDS encoding toxic anion resistance protein, coding for MSTQIIELKKEDEQKVIQEASEIIQKVSQADTLSLDTLMDEVGKLGAKTQEKAGQALTQLDRPVNELMSGKSDKVSNLILSLRNECESLQQSKNVGFFGKLVRKSPIKNYVYKYQSVKTNIDAIVAGLRSGKDTLEEDIISMRVLKRSSLEEIYNLQYKIAMGNKLKELFEIEINNPENESRKTYLERGLRKVVTRIMSMTEDIMLFNQAIAATDIVNDTNDKLIDSVNNAVYKAANLIKISALITLAIENQIKVANAVESVNSTIENTFKDNAAMLKTTTEKSAELLKKPAMSLEAVNQAMSDLMIALDTSEKSNRDIIASCNELTPKLTAINQQMTKRLGLEAGTQTTGIQETAATSELSNILY
- a CDS encoding HAD family hydrolase; protein product: MIYASDLDQTLIYSTRSVGLALDSPLIMAAETVNGKITSYISIQACSILTTMAKEMEFIPVTTRTMEQYNRIELFREVIQPKYAITSNGGNILFDGIPDLEWNQFVHDDIVGKSASANEVKTLFDQIGNDDWILGERFCDELFFSIVINREKMPLDEVHQVSKEIRNLGWEVSVQGRKIYLVPISVSKSAALSHLQQRIGADIIVASGDSLLDRCLLDYATHPIAPKHGELYREELRFPGTMAYSFTSTSGVLAADEIMKFVSKVSYSNDKVMANKIERG
- a CDS encoding ATP-grasp domain-containing protein translates to MKKNARIWFNRWFSVAYHYMNHIKNNSDGLEVELYGTHPDPKHMSLQACNHVEVEPQLDGYEYVEFCLDFCRRHQIDVFVPRLNMFHIAKHIALFEEIGTRVIVCQDVDLLEKLMDKDLFYQSVKPTGIMVVPDYHIVRNANQFKEAYEDLVNKGHKVCFKPTNLEGGLGFRIIDNERNELQDMFGAINKYLSFEEAYRILSGVEEFNDLMVMELLDGFEFSIDCLSDPAGKLLAAVPRRKAGGRLRSMENIPELLDIAQKVADTYKIPYIFNVQMKYKDGVPKLLEINPRMSGGLHVTCLTGINFPYLAVKMALGGHVELQNPQYDIIGSHVEMPMLMKDFHLKNKVLMHENL